The following are from one region of the Hymenobacter radiodurans genome:
- a CDS encoding DUF4249 domain-containing protein → MKTILTCSIRRVLPLALLLGLVGCENLQQDIDVVIPTAPAQLVIECYLEPNQRAQLTVSETAPYLSSPIPVVPEDVTVVIAGPNRQRETLLYDPGFNFVTGKVYTHRGRNRLLIQPGDVFTLEAKDKKGRVVTGTAKMPTPVPLDTVEFNFNDRPIQLREAIVLARFRDPLETLDFYRFQIHRDSISQDPEVDYTIEDRLNEGKEVTLGTSYIFDPGDSLIVSLYHFDEPYYRFLQSTQNARNANGNPFGQPAAVQSTVQGGIGVFTILSYERRSLVIP, encoded by the coding sequence TTGAAAACTATCCTGACTTGCAGCATCCGGCGCGTACTACCGCTGGCTTTGCTGCTGGGGCTTGTCGGGTGTGAAAACCTGCAACAGGACATTGATGTGGTCATTCCTACTGCGCCTGCGCAATTAGTGATTGAGTGCTATCTGGAACCTAACCAGCGCGCCCAGCTTACGGTGAGCGAAACGGCGCCTTATCTTTCTTCGCCCATACCAGTGGTACCGGAAGATGTGACGGTGGTAATAGCAGGCCCAAATCGGCAACGCGAAACCCTGCTCTATGATCCCGGTTTCAACTTCGTGACGGGCAAAGTGTACACGCACCGCGGCCGCAATCGACTTCTAATTCAGCCCGGCGACGTGTTTACGCTGGAGGCGAAGGATAAGAAAGGTCGGGTGGTGACGGGCACCGCCAAAATGCCTACCCCCGTACCACTCGATACAGTGGAGTTCAACTTCAACGACCGCCCGATCCAACTGCGGGAGGCAATTGTGTTGGCCCGTTTCCGCGACCCCCTGGAAACCCTCGACTTCTACCGCTTCCAGATTCACCGCGACAGTATTTCCCAAGACCCTGAAGTAGATTATACCATCGAAGACCGCCTCAACGAAGGCAAGGAAGTGACCTTGGGCACCAGCTACATCTTCGACCCCGGCGACTCTCTAATCGTCTCGCTCTACCACTTCGATGAGCCCTACTACCGCTTTCTGCAATCGACTCAGAACGCGCGCAATGCCAACGGCAACCCTTTTGGCCAGCCTGCGGCCGTGCAATCCACGGTGCAGGGCGGCATAGGCGTATTCACGATTCTGAGCTATGAAAGGCGCTCACTGGTGATTCCGTAA
- a CDS encoding purine-nucleoside phosphorylase, with translation MNLTAAQQTAQLREAADHIRRQLGDFQPEFGIILGTGLGALVKELEIHHEFSYDDLPHFSASTVESHSGKLLGGILAGRRVLVMQGRFHYYEGYTMQQVVFPVRVMKLLGIQKLFVSNAAGGLHPDFAMSDLMLIEDHLNLQPTNPLIGPNLDELGPRFPDMLEPYDHTLLAQAQRAAHDLGFTNYVRRGVYASLPGPMLETPAEYRYLRTIGADAVGMSTVPEVIAARQMDLPVLAISVITDLCSPGKLKKVDIADILRAAAAAEPRLTALIRAVIERQ, from the coding sequence ATGAATCTTACTGCCGCCCAACAAACTGCGCAATTGCGCGAAGCCGCTGACCACATCCGCCGCCAACTCGGCGACTTCCAACCTGAATTCGGAATTATCCTCGGTACCGGCCTGGGCGCTCTGGTGAAGGAGTTGGAAATCCATCATGAGTTCTCTTACGACGACTTGCCCCACTTTTCGGCCTCGACCGTCGAAAGTCACTCCGGGAAGCTATTGGGGGGCATTTTGGCGGGGCGCCGGGTGCTGGTGATGCAAGGGCGCTTTCACTACTACGAGGGCTACACCATGCAGCAGGTGGTGTTTCCGGTGCGCGTAATGAAGCTGCTTGGTATCCAAAAGCTGTTTGTAAGCAATGCCGCCGGCGGGCTACATCCGGACTTTGCCATGAGCGACCTAATGCTCATCGAAGACCACCTGAATCTGCAACCAACGAATCCGCTCATCGGGCCAAACCTGGATGAACTAGGCCCCCGCTTCCCCGATATGTTGGAGCCCTACGACCACACGCTACTAGCCCAGGCCCAGCGCGCGGCCCACGACTTAGGCTTCACCAATTATGTGCGCCGCGGCGTGTACGCCAGTCTGCCTGGCCCTATGCTCGAAACGCCCGCCGAGTATCGTTACCTGCGCACCATCGGGGCCGATGCTGTGGGCATGAGCACGGTGCCCGAGGTTATTGCGGCGCGCCAAATGGATTTGCCCGTGCTAGCCATTTCCGTCATCACCGATTTATGTTCGCCGGGTAAGCTCAAGAAGGTAGATATTGCCGACATTCTACGCGCCGCCGCTGCTGCCGAGCCCCGCCTCACGGCCTTGATTCGGGCGGTGATAGAACGCCAGTAG
- the sppA gene encoding signal peptide peptidase SppA, which translates to MRQFLKFVLATIVGLMAFAFIGFLLLVGVLVTAASSEDEVEIAQNSVLELKLDQPISERENPESLGSFMGGGSNASSGLDQIKEAIRRAKKDDNIKGIFLNVELVQAGMATLEEIRNELIDFKKSGKFVVAYNDLASEKSYYLASVANKIYLNPQGTLEFNGLSSETYYYKNLFEKLGIEPYIFRVGSFKSAVEPYFRDSMSDSARLQTSSFLNSMNDFMLSHVAKSRKIAPARLRVISDSMLVHNADDAKRLGLVTNLGYYDQALSFMKKKVGVEEDEKLGLVSLSTYQRGEDSDSKGSGSKRIAVIYADGDIVTGKGGNNDIGSTRFAEAIRQARLDDKVKAVVLRVNSPGGSSLASDIIYREVVLTKKVKPIVCSMSDVAASGGYFIAMACDTIVAHPNTITGSIGVFGVLPNIQPLMRDKLGITTDRVTTGKFSDLPTITRPLTAFEQQQLQEEVNRIYADFTTKAAKGRNMPVEKLRGYASGRVWSGSEAKERGLVDVLGSFEDALRIAARRANLEEGDYRLQSLPRQKTFVENIFESFGLEARQQLVKQELGPLYPMYEQYQKLIKLEGVQARMPFEMNIE; encoded by the coding sequence ATGAGACAGTTTTTGAAATTTGTATTGGCCACGATAGTTGGTCTAATGGCGTTTGCCTTCATCGGCTTTCTGCTGCTCGTGGGCGTCCTGGTGACGGCCGCCAGCTCCGAAGATGAGGTGGAGATTGCCCAGAACTCGGTGCTGGAGCTGAAGCTCGATCAGCCTATTTCGGAGCGGGAGAACCCGGAGTCGCTGGGCAGCTTTATGGGCGGGGGTAGCAATGCCAGCAGCGGACTGGACCAGATAAAGGAAGCCATCCGCCGCGCCAAAAAGGACGACAACATCAAAGGCATTTTCCTGAATGTGGAACTGGTGCAAGCCGGTATGGCTACGCTGGAGGAAATTCGTAACGAGCTGATCGACTTCAAGAAGTCGGGCAAGTTTGTGGTTGCCTACAATGACTTGGCTTCTGAAAAGAGCTATTACCTAGCCTCCGTAGCCAATAAAATCTATCTGAACCCGCAGGGTACACTGGAATTCAATGGCTTAAGCTCGGAGACGTACTACTACAAAAACCTCTTCGAAAAGCTGGGTATTGAGCCGTATATCTTCCGGGTAGGTTCTTTCAAGAGTGCCGTAGAGCCTTATTTCCGGGATAGCATGTCGGATTCGGCGCGGCTGCAAACCTCGTCGTTCCTGAATTCGATGAACGACTTCATGCTCAGCCACGTGGCGAAGTCGCGCAAAATTGCCCCCGCCCGTCTGCGCGTCATCTCTGACTCCATGCTGGTACACAACGCCGACGATGCCAAGCGTCTCGGCTTGGTTACGAACCTTGGCTACTACGATCAGGCCCTGAGCTTTATGAAAAAGAAAGTGGGCGTGGAAGAGGACGAAAAACTAGGTCTTGTTAGCCTAAGTACCTACCAGCGAGGTGAAGACAGTGACAGCAAAGGCAGCGGCTCCAAACGTATTGCCGTCATCTACGCCGATGGCGACATCGTGACCGGCAAGGGCGGCAACAACGACATCGGCAGCACTCGTTTTGCCGAAGCCATTCGCCAGGCCCGCCTCGACGACAAAGTGAAAGCCGTGGTACTGCGCGTCAACTCCCCCGGCGGCTCGTCGCTGGCCTCCGATATTATTTACCGGGAAGTGGTGCTCACCAAAAAAGTGAAGCCTATCGTGTGCTCTATGTCCGATGTGGCGGCTTCGGGGGGCTATTTTATTGCCATGGCCTGCGATACCATCGTGGCTCATCCGAACACCATCACGGGTAGCATTGGCGTGTTTGGCGTATTGCCCAACATTCAGCCGCTCATGCGCGACAAGCTCGGCATCACCACCGACCGCGTGACTACCGGTAAGTTCTCTGATCTGCCGACCATCACGCGTCCGCTCACGGCCTTTGAACAGCAGCAGCTGCAAGAGGAAGTCAACCGCATCTACGCCGACTTCACCACCAAAGCCGCCAAGGGCCGCAACATGCCCGTAGAAAAGCTGCGTGGCTACGCCTCCGGGCGGGTATGGTCGGGCTCGGAAGCCAAGGAGCGTGGCCTCGTGGACGTGCTTGGTTCCTTTGAAGATGCCCTGCGCATTGCCGCTCGCCGCGCCAACCTAGAAGAGGGCGACTACCGCTTGCAAAGCTTGCCCCGCCAGAAAACGTTCGTGGAAAATATCTTCGAGAGCTTTGGCTTAGAAGCGCGGCAGCAACTGGTGAAGCAGGAGCTAGGCCCGCTTTATCCCATGTACGAGCAGTACCAGAAGCTTATCAAGCTAGAAGGCGTGCAGGCGCGCATGCCGTTTGAAATGAATATCGAGTAA
- a CDS encoding replication-associated recombination protein A, translated as MTTGSLFDSEPTPAQTAKPNSNAPLAERRRPRTLAEYAGQQHLVGPEGVLRRYLAGGRLPSIILWGPPGVGKTTLAHLLAEELKQPFVALSAINAGVKDVRDVIEKAKSRPGTVLFIDEIHRFSKSQQDALLGAVERGVVTLIGATTENPSFEVIPALLSRAQVYVLEPLSKEVLTELVDKALVEDEVLQRKKVRVAEYNALLTISGGDARKLLNLLEIVVEASPADAKTGETVITDALVQELAQQHLARYDKGGEMHYDVISAFIKSIRGSDPNAALYWLAVMLEGGEDVKFIARRLLILASEDIGNANPNALMLAQSCFQAVTVIGLPESDIILGQTVVYLATSVKSNASYKGIREARALVRQQGVQSVPIPLRNAPTRLMKQLGYGQQYQYSHDYEGNFAPQEFLPEALSGTRFYDPGHNASEQKLRERLRQWWGAKYDY; from the coding sequence ATGACTACCGGCTCCCTCTTCGATTCTGAACCTACGCCTGCCCAAACCGCTAAGCCCAACTCCAATGCTCCGCTTGCGGAGCGTCGGCGCCCGCGCACGCTCGCGGAGTATGCTGGCCAACAGCACTTAGTGGGGCCGGAGGGCGTACTGCGGCGCTATTTGGCCGGAGGGCGTTTGCCATCAATCATTTTGTGGGGACCGCCCGGTGTGGGCAAAACAACCCTAGCGCATTTGCTGGCCGAAGAGTTAAAGCAGCCTTTCGTAGCTCTGAGCGCCATTAATGCCGGCGTGAAAGACGTGCGTGACGTGATTGAGAAAGCCAAGTCGCGGCCGGGCACGGTGTTGTTTATTGATGAGATTCACCGCTTCAGCAAGTCGCAGCAGGATGCGTTGCTTGGGGCGGTGGAGCGCGGTGTGGTCACGCTTATTGGCGCTACAACGGAAAATCCTTCGTTTGAAGTAATTCCGGCTTTGCTGAGTCGGGCACAGGTGTATGTGCTGGAGCCGCTGAGCAAGGAAGTGCTGACTGAACTGGTGGATAAGGCCCTGGTCGAAGACGAAGTTCTACAGCGCAAAAAGGTGCGCGTAGCCGAGTATAATGCGCTGCTCACTATCTCGGGTGGCGATGCTCGTAAGCTGCTCAATCTGCTGGAGATAGTAGTTGAAGCGAGCCCTGCTGATGCGAAAACGGGTGAAACTGTCATTACGGATGCGTTGGTGCAGGAGCTGGCGCAGCAACACCTCGCCCGCTACGACAAAGGCGGCGAAATGCACTACGATGTCATCTCAGCTTTTATCAAAAGCATTCGCGGCTCCGACCCCAATGCAGCTCTGTACTGGCTGGCGGTGATGCTGGAAGGCGGCGAAGACGTGAAATTCATTGCGCGCCGTCTGCTCATTCTCGCTTCCGAAGATATTGGCAATGCTAACCCAAATGCATTGATGCTGGCCCAAAGCTGTTTTCAGGCTGTCACGGTTATTGGCCTGCCCGAAAGCGACATTATTCTGGGGCAAACTGTTGTATATCTAGCTACTAGTGTGAAGAGCAATGCCAGCTACAAAGGCATCCGGGAGGCGCGGGCGCTGGTGCGCCAGCAGGGCGTGCAGTCAGTACCTATTCCGTTGCGCAACGCCCCCACGCGCCTGATGAAGCAACTCGGCTACGGCCAGCAATACCAGTACTCCCACGACTATGAAGGCAATTTTGCCCCCCAGGAGTTTTTGCCCGAAGCCCTCAGCGGCACGCGCTTCTACGACCCTGGCCACAACGCCAGCGAACAGAAACTGCGCGAGCGGCTGCGGCAGTGGTGGGGGGCAAAATACGACTACTAA
- a CDS encoding DMT family transporter, giving the protein MKNSLRVHAALFLVALIYAANYSLSKDVMPEYMGPFGIVTLRIVGAALFFSILSHLIAPQDRIQGRADTIRSIICGITGIGVNQLLFFSGLNYTSPINASLLQTIAPIVVVIASAVLLGEKITKARVGGILLGAIGAATLILSRNPTDAIYPNATLGNILILLNASAFGVYLVLVTPLMRKYNAFTVLARIFLVGAVIAVPFGWRDAITTDYAHFPLYIWAEVIYMVLFLTIIAYLLNNWALKYASPALLGVYIYLQPVLAVLIAVSLGKDHFTWGRALQAALIFGGVFLVSRKPRPQVPLEPVQD; this is encoded by the coding sequence ATGAAAAATTCCCTGCGCGTCCACGCGGCCTTGTTTCTGGTAGCCCTGATTTACGCTGCCAACTATAGTCTCTCCAAGGATGTGATGCCCGAGTACATGGGCCCGTTTGGCATCGTCACGCTGCGTATTGTGGGTGCAGCGTTGTTTTTTTCCATTCTCAGTCATCTAATTGCCCCCCAAGACCGCATTCAGGGCCGCGCCGATACTATACGTTCAATTATCTGCGGCATCACGGGCATTGGAGTCAATCAGCTGCTGTTTTTTTCTGGGCTGAATTATACATCGCCCATTAATGCGTCGTTGCTCCAAACCATTGCCCCCATCGTGGTAGTCATTGCTTCGGCCGTTCTGCTGGGCGAAAAAATCACGAAAGCCCGCGTGGGGGGCATTTTGCTGGGGGCCATAGGTGCTGCTACGCTTATCCTGAGTCGCAACCCCACCGACGCCATCTACCCGAATGCTACGTTGGGCAATATTCTTATTCTGCTGAATGCCAGCGCGTTTGGGGTATATCTGGTATTGGTTACGCCGCTTATGCGAAAGTATAATGCCTTCACCGTGCTGGCTCGGATATTTCTGGTGGGTGCCGTAATAGCCGTGCCTTTTGGCTGGCGCGATGCAATTACGACCGACTATGCACATTTCCCGCTTTACATCTGGGCCGAAGTGATTTACATGGTCCTTTTCCTGACCATCATTGCCTATCTGCTTAATAACTGGGCGCTCAAATACGCCTCCCCTGCCCTGCTGGGCGTGTATATTTATTTGCAGCCGGTGCTGGCCGTGCTTATTGCCGTGAGCTTAGGCAAAGACCATTTTACCTGGGGCCGGGCCCTACAAGCGGCCTTGATTTTTGGCGGCGTCTTTTTAGTAAGCCGCAAGCCAAGGCCGCAGGTGCCGTTGGAGCCAGTACAGGATTAA
- the lpdA gene encoding dihydrolipoyl dehydrogenase codes for MALQYDLVVVGSGPGGYVAAIRASQLGLKVGVVERESLGGICLNWGCIPTKALLKSAQVFEYFKHAEDYGLKVENPSYDFGAVVQRSRGVADGMSKGINFLFKKNKIETVSGTGKLLAPGKVEVTKADGSKETVEAKHIILATGARSRELPNLPIDNKKIIGYRKAMTLEQMPKRLVVVGSGAIGVEFAYFYRAMGSEVTIVEFMPRIVPVEDEEVSRQMEKSFKKMGMTILTSAEVTNVDTKGEGCKVTVKTAKGDQQIECDVVLSAVGVQTNLENLGLEELGIKVEKGRIIVDEYYKTNVDGIYAIGDIVPGPALAHVASAEGIICVEAITGHHPEPLNYQNIPGCTYAQPEIASVGMTEKEARDKGIDILVGKFPFSASGKASAGGVKDGFVKVIFDAKYGEWLGAHMIGSNVTEMIAEVVVARKLETTGHEIIKSVHPHPTMSEAIMEAAAAAYGEVIHL; via the coding sequence ATGGCATTGCAATATGATCTGGTCGTGGTGGGTAGTGGGCCGGGTGGCTACGTAGCCGCTATTCGGGCTTCACAACTCGGGTTGAAAGTAGGTGTAGTAGAGCGCGAATCGTTGGGGGGCATTTGCCTCAACTGGGGCTGCATTCCAACCAAAGCGCTGCTCAAAAGCGCCCAGGTATTTGAATATTTCAAACACGCTGAAGACTATGGTCTGAAGGTCGAAAACCCGAGCTATGATTTTGGTGCCGTAGTGCAGCGCAGCCGCGGTGTGGCCGATGGCATGAGCAAGGGCATCAACTTCCTGTTTAAAAAGAATAAAATCGAAACCGTATCGGGTACCGGCAAACTGCTGGCTCCTGGCAAAGTGGAAGTAACCAAAGCCGACGGTTCGAAAGAAACCGTGGAGGCCAAGCACATCATTCTGGCTACTGGCGCCCGCTCACGCGAGTTGCCTAACCTGCCCATCGACAACAAGAAAATCATCGGGTATCGTAAGGCCATGACGCTGGAGCAAATGCCCAAGCGCCTCGTGGTGGTAGGCTCAGGCGCTATCGGCGTTGAGTTTGCTTACTTCTACCGCGCCATGGGCTCGGAGGTAACCATCGTGGAATTCATGCCCCGCATCGTTCCCGTAGAGGATGAGGAGGTGTCGCGGCAGATGGAGAAGTCCTTCAAAAAGATGGGCATGACCATTCTCACCAGCGCCGAAGTAACCAACGTGGACACGAAGGGCGAAGGCTGCAAAGTGACGGTAAAAACCGCTAAAGGCGACCAGCAAATCGAGTGCGACGTGGTACTCTCGGCTGTGGGCGTGCAAACCAACCTCGAAAACCTGGGCCTCGAAGAGCTGGGCATTAAGGTAGAGAAGGGCCGCATCATCGTCGATGAGTACTACAAGACCAACGTGGACGGCATCTACGCCATCGGTGACATCGTACCTGGCCCGGCGCTGGCGCACGTTGCTTCTGCTGAAGGCATTATCTGCGTGGAAGCCATTACTGGCCATCACCCTGAGCCGCTCAACTACCAGAACATCCCCGGCTGCACCTACGCCCAGCCTGAAATTGCCAGCGTCGGCATGACCGAAAAAGAAGCTCGCGACAAAGGCATCGATATTCTGGTGGGTAAATTTCCTTTCTCGGCCTCAGGCAAAGCCAGCGCCGGCGGCGTGAAAGATGGTTTCGTAAAAGTGATTTTCGACGCCAAGTACGGCGAGTGGCTCGGTGCCCACATGATCGGCTCGAACGTGACTGAGATGATTGCCGAAGTAGTGGTAGCGCGCAAGCTCGAAACCACCGGCCACGAAATCATCAAGTCGGTGCATCCGCACCCGACTATGTCGGAAGCCATTATGGAAGCTGCCGCCGCTGCTTACGGTGAGGTAATCCACTTATAG
- a CDS encoding NAD(P)/FAD-dependent oxidoreductase, giving the protein MRETDICILGAGPGGATAALHLANAGQRCLLLDRATFPRDKICGDALSGKVVSELRRINENLPPRLAADAAQLPAWGIDFFAPNGRRLGIPFRPHFNKATDPAAGHIAKRIDFDNFLVEEVRQRPEIELLEGVDITHHERTADGRWHLRTADGTIEITAKLLLVANGAQSAFARQIGGHQLDPDHHCAGLRAYYQGVTGLSKDNFIELHFIKEFLPGYLWVFPLPNGQANVGVGMLSKTVSQKKINLRQRLTEILETHPALRERFKDAERLGPVRGFGLPLGSKRRSLSGEAYMLLGDAGSLIDPFSGEGISHAMVSGRHAADWAARALAAHDFSAAFLKGYDVAVYNRLWQELRLSRAMQRLLAFPWLFNVVANRAANNPTLAETISNMFLDLNLRERLRQPSFYVKLLLGSK; this is encoded by the coding sequence ATGCGTGAAACCGACATCTGCATTCTTGGGGCTGGGCCCGGTGGTGCTACAGCAGCCCTGCACCTAGCCAACGCCGGCCAGCGCTGCCTGCTACTCGACCGCGCCACTTTCCCCCGCGACAAAATCTGTGGCGATGCGCTCAGCGGCAAAGTCGTAAGTGAACTGCGCCGCATCAACGAAAATTTGCCCCCCAGACTTGCCGCCGATGCTGCCCAGCTGCCCGCCTGGGGCATTGATTTTTTCGCGCCCAACGGTCGCCGGCTCGGTATTCCGTTCCGGCCCCATTTTAACAAAGCCACCGACCCCGCCGCCGGCCACATCGCCAAACGCATCGACTTCGATAATTTTCTGGTAGAAGAAGTGCGCCAGCGCCCCGAAATTGAGCTGCTGGAAGGCGTGGATATCACTCACCACGAACGCACCGCTGACGGCCGCTGGCACCTGCGCACCGCTGATGGCACCATAGAAATCACCGCGAAACTATTGCTCGTGGCTAACGGGGCGCAGTCGGCGTTTGCGCGGCAGATCGGCGGGCATCAACTGGATCCTGACCATCATTGCGCCGGCCTGCGGGCGTATTATCAGGGCGTAACGGGCTTGAGCAAAGACAACTTTATCGAGCTGCACTTCATCAAAGAATTTTTGCCCGGTTACCTCTGGGTATTTCCGTTGCCTAATGGACAGGCCAACGTGGGCGTAGGAATGCTGAGCAAAACCGTTTCCCAGAAGAAAATAAATTTGCGTCAGCGCCTCACCGAAATTCTGGAAACGCACCCCGCCCTGCGTGAGCGATTTAAAGATGCCGAGCGCTTAGGTCCGGTGCGTGGTTTCGGCTTGCCGCTGGGTTCAAAACGCCGCTCTCTTTCCGGCGAGGCTTACATGCTGCTCGGCGACGCGGGCTCTCTCATTGATCCATTCTCCGGCGAAGGTATCAGTCACGCGATGGTAAGCGGCCGCCACGCTGCTGATTGGGCCGCGCGGGCCCTAGCCGCGCATGATTTCTCGGCTGCCTTTCTCAAAGGCTATGATGTAGCGGTATATAATCGGCTGTGGCAGGAGTTGCGCCTGAGTCGGGCTATGCAGCGCCTCTTAGCGTTTCCGTGGCTGTTTAATGTAGTTGCCAATCGCGCCGCCAACAACCCCACGCTGGCCGAAACCATTAGCAATATGTTCTTGGATTTGAACCTGCGCGAGCGGCTGCGGCAGCCTAGCTTCTATGTGAAGCTGTTGTTGGGTAGTAAGTAA
- the fabG gene encoding 3-oxoacyl-[acyl-carrier-protein] reductase, whose protein sequence is MTKLLDGKTALITGASKGIGRAIATHFAQLGANIAFTYLSSVEKGQQLEQELAAHGTKIKGFRSDASLYAEAEKLVDDVMTEFGRLDILVNNAGITQDGLLMRMSEQNWDQVLAVNLKSVFNLTKAAIKPMMRAKAGSIINMTSVVGIKGNAGQANYAASKSGIIGFTKSVALELGSRNIRCNAIAPGFIETEMTDALDPKQVDEWRKAIPLKRGGTPEDVAKATAFLASDDSSYITGQVLQVDGGMLT, encoded by the coding sequence ATGACAAAACTGCTCGACGGAAAAACCGCCCTCATCACTGGCGCCTCCAAAGGAATCGGCCGCGCTATTGCTACCCATTTCGCCCAACTTGGCGCCAACATCGCCTTCACCTACCTCTCCAGCGTGGAGAAAGGCCAACAGCTCGAACAGGAGCTAGCTGCGCACGGCACCAAAATCAAAGGCTTCCGCTCCGACGCCTCCCTCTACGCCGAAGCCGAAAAGCTGGTCGATGATGTGATGACCGAATTTGGCCGCTTGGATATTCTGGTCAACAACGCTGGTATCACCCAAGATGGCTTGCTCATGCGCATGAGCGAACAGAACTGGGACCAAGTGCTGGCCGTCAACCTAAAATCGGTGTTCAACCTAACCAAAGCCGCCATCAAGCCGATGATGCGCGCCAAAGCCGGCAGCATCATCAATATGACGTCGGTAGTAGGTATCAAAGGCAACGCGGGTCAGGCTAATTATGCGGCTTCGAAGTCGGGAATTATTGGCTTCACGAAGTCGGTGGCGTTGGAGCTGGGTTCGCGCAATATTCGCTGCAATGCCATTGCTCCCGGCTTCATCGAAACCGAAATGACCGACGCCCTCGACCCTAAGCAGGTAGATGAGTGGCGCAAGGCTATTCCGCTCAAGCGCGGCGGCACCCCCGAAGATGTAGCCAAAGCCACCGCCTTCCTAGCCTCCGATGACAGCAGCTACATCACCGGCCAAGTGTTGCAGGTAGACGGCGGCATGCTGACGTAG